A window of Pirellula sp. SH-Sr6A contains these coding sequences:
- a CDS encoding acetate/propionate family kinase — MKVLVSNLGSTSFKYRLYDMTDERQLARGGVERIGAPESRCFVEIGSHRAEMMQSVPNHGVAVDACIAQLTDPQNGCIRDASEISAIGFKAVHGGRISGVFRIDDAVLSAMDEMNSVAPAHNPPYMAAMKQLASMSKIPLVAAFETDFHQTIPEAWKRYAIPTDLAAALPIRKWGFHGASHRFIAGRASELLGRKDARIVSCHLGGSSSLCAIQAGKSVATTMGMSPQSGLPQNNRVGDLDPFALPLMMEHTGLSLDQLLHKLATQAGLLGLSGGLSGDVRDLEQAAEGGNADARLALDVYVADIRRQLGGMMMAMSGVDAIVFTGGIGENGKRIRHSICEGLDDFGIRLSEEKNQTGAPERRIDDGAGKVQLWIIPTNEEIVVARQTVAAIQK, encoded by the coding sequence ATGAAGGTTCTCGTATCCAACTTAGGTTCGACAAGTTTCAAGTACCGACTGTACGACATGACCGATGAGCGGCAGCTCGCTCGCGGTGGTGTAGAACGTATCGGTGCACCCGAGAGTCGTTGCTTTGTCGAGATCGGCTCGCATCGAGCCGAGATGATGCAGAGCGTACCCAACCACGGGGTTGCCGTGGATGCGTGCATTGCTCAGTTAACCGACCCGCAGAATGGCTGCATCCGAGATGCCAGCGAAATCAGCGCGATCGGTTTCAAAGCGGTACACGGCGGTCGAATCTCGGGGGTGTTCCGCATCGACGATGCGGTTTTGTCGGCGATGGACGAGATGAATTCGGTGGCTCCTGCCCACAATCCTCCGTACATGGCTGCAATGAAGCAGTTGGCTTCGATGTCGAAGATCCCTTTGGTCGCCGCGTTCGAAACCGACTTCCATCAAACGATCCCGGAAGCTTGGAAACGCTACGCCATTCCGACCGATTTGGCGGCCGCCCTTCCCATCCGGAAGTGGGGGTTCCATGGTGCATCGCATCGTTTCATAGCAGGTCGGGCTTCGGAACTCTTGGGCCGTAAGGACGCGAGAATCGTCTCGTGCCATTTGGGAGGTAGCTCGTCCCTCTGTGCTATTCAAGCCGGAAAGAGTGTTGCTACCACGATGGGGATGAGTCCGCAATCTGGATTGCCACAGAACAATCGAGTCGGCGATTTGGACCCGTTCGCACTCCCGCTCATGATGGAACATACGGGGCTTAGCTTGGACCAATTGCTCCACAAGCTGGCGACCCAAGCCGGGTTGCTCGGGCTCTCCGGCGGACTGTCGGGGGACGTGAGAGATTTGGAGCAAGCCGCGGAGGGTGGCAACGCCGATGCCCGTCTAGCTCTCGATGTCTATGTAGCGGACATCCGGCGGCAGTTGGGTGGGATGATGATGGCCATGAGCGGAGTCGATGCGATTGTCTTCACCGGTGGAATCGGCGAGAACGGCAAGCGAATTCGGCACAGTATCTGCGAAGGATTGGACGATTTCGGTATTCGCCTCAGCGAAGAAAAAAATCAAACAGGTGCACCCGAGAGACGGATTGACGATGGAGCAGGCAAGGTCCAGCTATGGATCATTCCGACCAACGAGGAAATTGTCGTTGCCCGTCAAACGGTCGCGGCGATTCAAAAGTAA
- a CDS encoding BMC domain-containing protein yields MAKVNEALGMIETKGFIALVEATDAMMKAANVKFLGWDKVGSGLVSAFVSGDVAAVKAATDAGAAAAGRVGQVMSVQVIARPHDDLNKVLKVNAASSSAE; encoded by the coding sequence ATGGCAAAGGTCAACGAAGCGCTCGGTATGATCGAGACCAAAGGCTTTATCGCCTTGGTCGAAGCGACCGACGCGATGATGAAGGCGGCGAACGTGAAGTTCCTAGGTTGGGACAAAGTTGGTAGCGGGCTGGTTTCTGCTTTTGTGAGTGGCGACGTCGCTGCCGTCAAAGCAGCCACCGATGCGGGCGCGGCTGCGGCTGGTCGCGTTGGTCAAGTCATGAGTGTGCAAGTCATTGCACGACCACACGATGATTTGAACAAAGTGCTGAAGGTCAATGCGGCCTCCAGCTCCGCTGAATAA
- the pduL gene encoding phosphate propanoyltransferase, whose translation MASAMNIDPSHIESLVRSAVAQALGGVAGASSKPNLVVSISARHVHLTDEHVEKLFGKGKKLTPEKGLYQDGFYAAAEQVMIVGPRRRMLPNVRVLGPTRKASQVELAYTDAISLGIDAPVRHSGDIAGTPGCVLVGPAGAVELTEGVIRAARHVHMGPSDCAHYGVKNGDFMSLVVKSPQCSVVFEDLLVREDKAAKLEVHIDTDEGNACDLDHATLVELRKQGPCKCQDH comes from the coding sequence ATGGCAAGCGCAATGAATATCGATCCATCCCACATCGAGTCGCTGGTTCGCAGTGCCGTTGCCCAAGCGTTGGGTGGCGTAGCGGGCGCGAGCAGCAAACCAAATTTGGTCGTAAGCATATCGGCCCGTCACGTCCACTTGACCGACGAGCATGTGGAGAAGTTGTTTGGTAAAGGAAAGAAGCTGACGCCGGAGAAGGGGCTTTATCAGGATGGTTTTTATGCGGCGGCGGAGCAAGTCATGATTGTGGGACCTCGGCGTCGGATGCTTCCGAATGTTCGCGTTCTCGGTCCCACCCGCAAAGCGAGTCAAGTCGAATTGGCGTACACCGATGCGATCTCCCTTGGCATTGATGCCCCGGTCCGGCACAGCGGTGATATCGCTGGGACACCGGGTTGTGTGCTGGTTGGGCCCGCGGGTGCGGTTGAGCTGACGGAGGGGGTGATTCGAGCGGCCCGGCACGTGCACATGGGGCCATCGGATTGCGCGCATTACGGAGTCAAAAACGGGGACTTTATGTCACTCGTGGTGAAATCACCTCAGTGTTCGGTCGTCTTCGAGGATTTGCTTGTTCGCGAGGACAAAGCGGCCAAGCTTGAGGTGCATATCGATACGGACGAAGGGAACGCGTGTGATCTGGATCACGCCACCTTGGTCGAGTTGCGAAAACAAGGTCCTTGCAAGTGCCAGGACCACTAA
- a CDS encoding lactate/malate dehydrogenase family protein — translation MKISIIGGGGLVGSCAAYALQCGGVVREICLIDVNANLAAGHALDLMHGTPSVADQLCTSGGYEQIPDSDIICITAGLRRKPEESRLDLINRNTDLFVGILDEIKKVGMKKSAIVLVVSNPVDILTFVAAKRLGLPATQVIGLGTQLDTIRFCSLIADALGTAPTQTKALILGEHGDSMIPVWSSATVGSLPLEKYPGWNSVLADKIFTRTKGSGAECLSKKGGAGFAVGIAIRDVVDAIALDQNRILPVSTVQDGACYGIDQVAISVPTVVGRTGALQRIELDLWPKELQGLKASAAAIKPTLDTVLKRIG, via the coding sequence ATGAAAATCAGCATTATCGGCGGTGGCGGCTTGGTCGGGTCTTGCGCTGCGTATGCGTTGCAGTGCGGTGGCGTCGTCCGCGAAATTTGCTTGATCGACGTCAATGCGAATTTGGCAGCGGGGCACGCTCTGGATTTGATGCACGGGACCCCGAGCGTCGCCGATCAACTATGCACCTCGGGCGGGTACGAGCAGATTCCTGATTCCGACATCATTTGCATAACCGCTGGCTTGCGACGGAAACCGGAGGAATCCCGCCTCGATTTGATCAATCGCAACACCGATTTGTTCGTAGGGATTCTGGATGAGATCAAGAAAGTAGGAATGAAGAAGTCGGCGATTGTGTTGGTTGTCTCCAATCCCGTCGACATTTTGACCTTCGTCGCGGCCAAGCGATTGGGGCTCCCGGCAACGCAAGTCATCGGATTGGGAACGCAACTCGATACGATTCGATTCTGCTCATTGATCGCGGACGCGTTGGGCACGGCACCGACGCAGACCAAGGCATTGATTTTGGGCGAGCATGGTGACAGCATGATTCCTGTTTGGTCGAGCGCGACAGTCGGTTCATTGCCGTTGGAAAAGTATCCAGGATGGAACAGTGTGCTCGCAGACAAAATCTTCACCCGGACGAAAGGATCTGGAGCGGAGTGCCTTTCGAAGAAAGGTGGGGCTGGTTTCGCGGTTGGGATTGCGATACGAGATGTCGTCGATGCTATTGCACTCGACCAGAACCGCATTCTTCCCGTCTCCACCGTGCAAGACGGGGCTTGCTACGGAATCGATCAGGTTGCGATTTCGGTCCCCACCGTCGTCGGTCGAACCGGTGCTTTGCAGCGGATTGAGTTGGATCTTTGGCCTAAGGAGTTGCAGGGGCTTAAAGCGAGTGCCGCGGCCATCAAGCCAACCTTGGATACCGTCCTCAAGCGAATCGGTTAA
- a CDS encoding EutN/CcmL family microcompartment protein translates to MQAARVLGNATSTVKHRTLENLKLLICQPLTADGKSPDGAPLVAVDRFGAGAGELVMLTSDGSAVKEMFSVENSPIRWAVLGLLDE, encoded by the coding sequence ATGCAGGCAGCCCGCGTCCTCGGCAATGCAACTTCGACCGTGAAGCATCGGACGCTTGAGAATCTCAAGCTTCTGATTTGTCAGCCCCTGACGGCGGATGGCAAATCTCCGGATGGTGCCCCCTTGGTGGCGGTCGATCGGTTCGGTGCCGGGGCGGGAGAACTGGTCATGCTCACCAGCGATGGGAGCGCCGTCAAGGAAATGTTTTCTGTGGAGAACAGTCCCATTCGTTGGGCCGTTCTCGGACTACTCGACGAATAG
- a CDS encoding DeoR/GlpR family DNA-binding transcription regulator codes for MNVSSHPNASLSRREKILEMVRTHGFVSIPDLRDAFEVSESTIRRDLEALEENGEAKRTHGGVFSTGPSSSVRQFGSKGGTWEKKRSIAIAAASLIEDHETVLLDGGSTTYELARQLVGRPLQIVTNSLPVANLFASSDTVELVLLGGAVHHKTGVTLGSYANEMLRSLNVQKAFLSVAGINPKGFYNSNMLLVETERMMMQCADQVLVIADSTKFGRSSLARLCDWSQVHTLVSDDSLGESWRRLANESKVVLHLAEPSVTEESSLEARDSHPVSASTVVSERLSLSKNSAS; via the coding sequence ATGAATGTTTCCTCTCACCCTAATGCATCGCTCAGCCGCCGAGAGAAGATTCTCGAGATGGTGCGGACGCACGGATTCGTGTCGATACCGGATTTGCGGGATGCGTTCGAGGTGAGCGAGTCGACGATCCGGCGGGACTTGGAAGCGTTGGAGGAAAATGGGGAGGCGAAGCGGACGCATGGTGGAGTCTTTTCCACGGGTCCGAGTTCGAGTGTTCGGCAGTTTGGTTCGAAGGGGGGGACTTGGGAGAAGAAGAGGTCCATCGCGATTGCGGCTGCTTCTTTGATCGAGGACCACGAGACGGTGCTGCTGGATGGTGGGAGTACGACCTACGAGTTAGCGAGGCAATTGGTGGGTCGACCGTTGCAGATCGTCACCAATTCCTTGCCCGTCGCCAATTTGTTCGCATCGAGCGATACCGTCGAGTTGGTATTGCTTGGGGGCGCGGTGCATCACAAGACCGGGGTGACGTTGGGGAGTTATGCCAACGAGATGCTTCGATCGTTGAACGTTCAGAAAGCATTTCTGAGTGTTGCGGGGATCAATCCCAAGGGCTTTTACAACAGCAACATGCTTTTGGTTGAAACCGAGCGGATGATGATGCAATGCGCTGATCAGGTATTGGTCATCGCAGACAGCACGAAATTCGGTCGCTCCAGTCTCGCTCGATTGTGCGATTGGTCTCAGGTGCACACATTGGTTTCGGATGACAGTCTTGGCGAATCCTGGCGTCGGCTCGCGAATGAATCCAAGGTTGTTCTCCATCTGGCGGAGCCGAGCGTCACGGAGGAGTCGTCGTTGGAGGCTCGAGACAGCCATCCCGTATCCGCGTCCACGGTCGTGTCCGAACGACTTTCCCTTAGCAAAAATTCCGCTTCATAA
- a CDS encoding BMC domain-containing protein, which translates to MQNAIGLIETKGLLALIEATDAMAKAASVDIVKRVDIGGAYVTTVVSGDVGSVRAAVEAGAAAAAQVGELVASHIIPRPAEGLVTAFFK; encoded by the coding sequence ATGCAAAATGCAATTGGATTGATTGAAACCAAAGGTCTGCTGGCTTTGATTGAAGCCACCGATGCCATGGCCAAAGCGGCCAGCGTCGATATTGTGAAGCGAGTCGATATCGGCGGCGCCTATGTGACGACGGTTGTCAGTGGCGACGTTGGCAGCGTCCGCGCGGCAGTAGAAGCTGGCGCAGCAGCGGCCGCCCAAGTGGGCGAATTGGTCGCTAGCCACATTATTCCACGACCTGCTGAAGGTCTCGTGACTGCATTCTTCAAGTAA
- the rpe gene encoding ribulose-phosphate 3-epimerase: protein MPNHCELVYCGVYCSDGLLALACFAANHHLAVYMSEPSSKATETRNRFRSASPAILPSLLMCDFSNLEREVRQLEEAGIAVLHLDVMDGHFVPNLTYGMPIVEALRRVTDLALDVHLMISDPSQYAHAFIEAGADAITFHIEAESNPEGLLRSIQSHGVLAGLAINPQTGWETVTPFVEFCDLFLVMSVQAGFGGQAFNPIALERLSQLHDQYGDRLLLEVDGGVNEKTIGSCVAAGADLLVVGSALFKQPDYCQAITRLQAAYSP from the coding sequence TTGCCTAACCACTGCGAGCTTGTTTATTGTGGAGTGTATTGCAGCGATGGATTGCTGGCGTTAGCCTGCTTTGCTGCAAACCACCATCTAGCGGTCTATATGTCCGAACCATCCAGCAAGGCGACGGAAACGAGAAATCGGTTTCGATCTGCGAGCCCTGCCATCCTGCCATCCCTTCTGATGTGCGACTTCTCCAATTTGGAGCGGGAAGTTCGGCAATTGGAAGAGGCCGGGATCGCCGTGTTGCATTTGGACGTGATGGACGGTCACTTTGTACCGAATCTTACGTACGGCATGCCGATCGTCGAAGCCCTTCGCCGGGTGACCGACTTGGCGCTCGATGTTCACTTGATGATTTCTGATCCGAGCCAGTACGCCCATGCTTTTATTGAGGCAGGGGCGGACGCGATCACATTTCACATCGAGGCGGAGTCGAACCCTGAGGGATTGCTAAGGTCGATCCAGTCACACGGAGTTCTCGCAGGGCTAGCGATCAATCCGCAGACTGGCTGGGAGACTGTAACGCCATTCGTGGAATTCTGTGACCTGTTTCTGGTCATGAGTGTCCAAGCGGGATTTGGCGGGCAAGCGTTCAATCCGATTGCGTTGGAGCGGCTCTCGCAGTTGCACGACCAGTACGGCGATCGTTTGTTGTTGGAAGTTGATGGTGGTGTCAATGAAAAAACAATCGGTTCCTGCGTTGCTGCTGGGGCCGATTTGCTAGTGGTGGGGTCTGCGTTGTTCAAGCAGCCGGACTACTGCCAAGCGATCACTCGATTGCAAGCGGCGTACTCCCCATGA
- a CDS encoding aldehyde dehydrogenase family protein, with amino-acid sequence MQVSETLIRTVVEQVINQVRQSSAAAATSSAPAASQSSAYGRYGLFLEVDDAVRAARAAFEELRNRPIEHRRRIIEHIRRISIENAVELGTMEMNETKIGRLEHKIAKLQTLGEKTPGVEFLKTECYSGDHGLAVIEHAPFGVIGAITPVTHSLPTITGNAVSMIASGNAVVVNPHPSGKKVAAEGVRRFNQAIHADLGIDNLISLICEPTLETAQQLFKHRSVALICVTGGPAVARAALNSGKRAVVAGPGNPPVVVDETADLDRAARCIIDGASFDNNLLCIAEKQVFVVASVFDAMMSAMERAGAVRLNAPEVERLTHAALSKVGEGSDVHFAPKKELLGQDAHKLAAAAGKTIDPSVLVVFGETTKDHPFVQTEQMMPFLPFVRCRDFDEAVALAQESEHGYRHTSIIHSRNVSNMTKMARAMDTTLFVKNGPCMAALGLGGEGYLSFSIAGPTGEGVTTPLTFTRERRCSLIDDLFILGNPK; translated from the coding sequence ATGCAAGTTTCAGAGACCCTTATTCGTACGGTGGTTGAGCAAGTGATCAACCAAGTGCGGCAGTCCTCCGCGGCTGCTGCCACCTCGAGCGCCCCGGCTGCGAGCCAATCGTCGGCTTATGGTCGCTATGGACTGTTCTTGGAAGTCGACGACGCCGTTCGCGCGGCGCGGGCGGCTTTCGAGGAATTGCGCAATCGCCCCATCGAACACCGTCGCCGGATCATCGAACACATCCGACGGATCTCCATCGAAAATGCGGTGGAACTCGGCACGATGGAAATGAACGAGACCAAGATCGGCCGGTTAGAGCATAAGATCGCAAAGCTTCAGACGTTGGGGGAGAAGACCCCGGGTGTGGAGTTCCTCAAAACCGAATGCTACAGCGGTGATCACGGTCTGGCGGTCATCGAACATGCTCCGTTCGGCGTTATTGGTGCGATCACTCCGGTCACTCACTCCCTGCCTACGATCACCGGAAACGCCGTCAGTATGATCGCTTCCGGGAATGCCGTCGTTGTGAATCCACACCCGAGCGGAAAGAAGGTTGCCGCCGAGGGAGTACGTCGATTCAATCAAGCCATCCACGCTGATTTGGGGATTGATAATCTTATCTCCTTGATCTGCGAACCCACTCTCGAAACCGCGCAGCAGCTGTTCAAGCACCGAAGTGTAGCGTTGATCTGTGTCACGGGCGGTCCTGCCGTCGCAAGGGCAGCGCTCAATAGCGGCAAGCGAGCGGTCGTCGCTGGCCCGGGCAACCCGCCTGTGGTCGTGGATGAGACTGCGGACCTCGATCGCGCGGCACGCTGCATCATCGATGGAGCTTCCTTTGACAACAACCTCCTTTGCATCGCGGAGAAGCAAGTCTTCGTGGTGGCCTCCGTATTCGACGCCATGATGTCCGCCATGGAGCGGGCAGGAGCCGTTCGACTCAATGCACCGGAAGTCGAGCGTCTGACCCATGCCGCGTTGTCCAAGGTCGGAGAAGGGAGCGATGTCCACTTCGCTCCCAAGAAAGAACTGCTCGGTCAAGACGCTCACAAGTTGGCGGCGGCGGCTGGCAAGACGATCGATCCCAGCGTGCTGGTAGTCTTTGGAGAAACGACGAAGGATCATCCGTTTGTACAGACCGAACAGATGATGCCGTTTCTGCCATTCGTTCGCTGCCGAGATTTCGACGAAGCCGTCGCACTCGCCCAAGAGTCCGAACATGGCTACCGGCACACCAGCATTATCCATTCTCGCAATGTGTCGAACATGACCAAGATGGCGAGAGCTATGGACACGACCTTGTTCGTCAAAAACGGACCCTGCATGGCAGCTCTCGGGCTTGGTGGCGAAGGGTACCTGTCGTTCTCGATTGCCGGGCCAACCGGTGAAGGGGTAACGACGCCGTTGACGTTCACGCGCGAACGTCGTTGCTCATTGATCGACGATTTGTTCATCCTCGGCAACCCCAAGTAG
- a CDS encoding EutN/CcmL family microcompartment protein yields MFVAKVTGSVVSTQKVDTMVGQKLLVVEPYRLEPSARNELVTTGRTFIAVDTLGAGVGDMVLITQGSSARFTPETNKLPIDCVIIGIVDTVHIEKNNVYKRQ; encoded by the coding sequence ATGTTCGTCGCTAAAGTGACAGGCTCAGTTGTTTCCACTCAAAAGGTGGACACGATGGTAGGCCAAAAATTGCTCGTCGTCGAACCGTATCGATTGGAACCCAGCGCTCGTAACGAACTGGTGACGACCGGACGGACTTTCATCGCCGTCGACACGCTGGGAGCAGGAGTCGGCGATATGGTGTTGATCACGCAGGGAAGCAGTGCGAGATTCACACCAGAGACAAACAAGCTTCCGATTGATTGTGTGATCATCGGAATTGTGGACACCGTTCATATCGAAAAAAATAACGTTTACAAACGTCAATAA
- a CDS encoding EutN/CcmL family microcompartment protein gives MQLYLVEGTVTLSRAHPSFKGASLKATVPYGDTLLGRAVKDPDLVVVWDDLGASEGSIIAVSDGAEAAQAFKPAQKPVDAYNAAILDEIRIQS, from the coding sequence ATGCAACTTTATTTAGTCGAAGGAACGGTGACGCTCAGTCGTGCTCATCCGAGTTTCAAAGGTGCTTCGTTGAAGGCGACCGTTCCCTATGGTGATACCTTGTTAGGCCGAGCCGTCAAAGATCCCGATCTGGTCGTCGTCTGGGACGACCTCGGTGCAAGCGAAGGTTCGATCATCGCAGTGAGCGACGGCGCGGAGGCGGCGCAGGCGTTCAAGCCAGCTCAAAAGCCCGTCGACGCTTACAACGCTGCGATTCTCGACGAAATCCGAATCCAATCTTAA
- a CDS encoding DUF1552 domain-containing protein, translated as MNPVRIGQAPWAVQRPLSRRSLLRGAGVAMTLPWLSAMERTFASSPAGSPKRFVAITLGLGLHQSNWKPEEAGFDYEPSLYLKNLQDLRRDMTIISGSSHPGVGGGHRAEASILTASPQGSSGRSRNTISIDQLMAKHLGDFTRFPSLVLSANGSDSPCYTESGAMIPAMNSPRAVFERLFVDDTPSARALQSKRLQQGVSIMDLVGEDAKDLKRKLGAGDQDRLDAFFTSVRDLEKRMQESEQWTKRPKPKVDAKPPVDVGSPNDVIAKQRTMCDVIKLALETDSSRFVTFHLGGAGGVVPIPGVEEGYHNLSHHGMDETKIAQLALVEQAIVEEWGQFLRSLRETQDQRGKLLDNTSVLLTSNLGNASNHDNRNMPVLLAGGGFRHGQHLAFDQKKNYPLPNLFVSLLQNVGIEADQFATSTGTLTGLS; from the coding sequence ATGAATCCAGTGAGAATCGGTCAGGCCCCGTGGGCTGTCCAACGTCCCTTGAGCCGTCGTAGTTTGTTGCGAGGTGCGGGAGTCGCGATGACTTTGCCTTGGCTTTCGGCGATGGAGCGAACGTTCGCGAGTTCGCCTGCGGGATCGCCCAAGCGATTTGTGGCCATCACGCTTGGGCTGGGGCTGCATCAAAGCAATTGGAAGCCGGAGGAGGCCGGCTTTGACTACGAGCCCTCGTTGTATCTCAAGAATCTTCAGGACTTGCGACGGGACATGACCATCATTTCCGGATCGTCGCACCCAGGCGTTGGAGGGGGCCACCGCGCCGAAGCCAGCATCTTGACCGCATCTCCCCAGGGAAGTTCGGGGCGTTCGCGCAATACCATATCGATCGACCAACTGATGGCGAAGCATTTGGGCGATTTTACGCGGTTTCCGTCATTGGTCCTTTCGGCCAACGGGAGCGACAGCCCGTGTTACACCGAAAGCGGTGCGATGATTCCTGCAATGAATTCTCCGAGGGCCGTTTTTGAGAGGTTATTCGTGGACGATACCCCATCAGCCAGGGCCTTGCAGTCCAAACGGTTGCAGCAGGGGGTATCGATCATGGATTTGGTAGGAGAGGATGCGAAGGATCTGAAGCGGAAGTTGGGAGCGGGGGATCAAGATCGGTTGGATGCCTTTTTTACAAGCGTCCGGGATCTGGAAAAACGGATGCAGGAATCCGAGCAGTGGACCAAGCGACCGAAGCCCAAGGTGGACGCGAAGCCGCCTGTAGATGTTGGGTCCCCCAACGACGTCATCGCCAAGCAGCGGACGATGTGCGACGTCATCAAGTTGGCTTTGGAAACGGATTCTTCCCGATTTGTCACCTTCCATTTGGGTGGCGCCGGGGGCGTGGTACCCATTCCGGGTGTGGAGGAGGGGTATCACAATTTGAGCCACCACGGGATGGATGAGACCAAGATCGCGCAGCTCGCGCTCGTCGAGCAGGCGATTGTCGAGGAGTGGGGGCAATTCCTGCGATCATTGCGGGAGACCCAGGATCAGAGGGGGAAGCTGTTGGACAACACCAGTGTGCTCCTCACCTCGAATCTCGGAAACGCATCGAACCACGACAATCGCAATATGCCCGTGCTGTTGGCAGGGGGAGGGTTCCGGCACGGTCAGCATTTAGCGTTCGATCAAAAGAAGAATTATCCCCTGCCGAATCTCTTCGTATCCTTGCTCCAAAACGTTGGAATTGAGGCCGATCAGTTCGCAACCAGTACCGGGACTCTGACCGGTCTCAGCTGA
- a CDS encoding class II aldolase/adducin family protein, protein MVNAHKIKQDICEIGRRLYNKGFAAANDGNITVRISDNEILCTPTMHSKGFLKPEDISSIDMTGKQISGIKKRSSEALLHLEIYKQRPDIKSVVHCHPPHATAFAVAREPIPQCVLPEVEVFIGDVPITKYETPGGQAFADTILPFVSKTNIIILANHGTVSYGVDVEQAYWWTEILDAYCRILMLAKQLGNVSYFTYKEEKELLDLKQKWGWQDPRNTPEYQNCDVCANDIFRDSWKESGVDRRAFPSPPPMAPAANVAQAVTQAVSSAAPVLRAAAANSGAAEGSELAGLDQEQLVKLITAQVLKQLNG, encoded by the coding sequence ATGGTCAACGCACATAAGATCAAGCAGGATATCTGTGAAATCGGTCGCCGTTTGTACAACAAAGGGTTCGCCGCCGCCAACGATGGAAACATCACGGTTCGCATTAGCGACAACGAAATCTTGTGCACCCCGACCATGCACAGCAAGGGGTTTCTGAAGCCCGAAGATATCTCGTCGATCGACATGACCGGGAAGCAAATCTCGGGAATCAAGAAGCGATCAAGCGAAGCTCTCCTGCATTTGGAAATTTACAAACAACGTCCCGATATCAAGAGTGTGGTCCATTGCCATCCACCCCATGCGACCGCGTTTGCAGTCGCCCGTGAACCGATCCCTCAGTGCGTTCTGCCCGAGGTCGAGGTCTTCATCGGAGACGTGCCGATCACCAAGTACGAGACCCCGGGGGGACAAGCGTTCGCCGACACGATTTTGCCGTTCGTTTCCAAGACCAACATTATCATCTTGGCCAATCACGGAACAGTAAGTTACGGCGTGGATGTCGAGCAAGCCTATTGGTGGACCGAGATCCTCGATGCGTATTGCCGGATCCTGATGTTGGCCAAACAGCTGGGGAACGTTTCGTACTTTACCTACAAAGAGGAAAAAGAACTGCTGGACCTCAAGCAGAAGTGGGGATGGCAAGATCCCCGCAATACACCGGAATACCAGAACTGCGATGTGTGTGCCAACGATATTTTCCGCGACTCATGGAAAGAGTCTGGTGTAGACCGCCGTGCATTCCCATCGCCTCCTCCGATGGCACCTGCCGCGAACGTCGCGCAAGCGGTTACGCAAGCCGTTTCGTCAGCAGCTCCTGTCCTCCGCGCTGCCGCCGCAAACTCCGGTGCAGCGGAAGGTTCGGAATTGGCCGGCCTCGACCAAGAGCAATTGGTCAAGCTCATCACGGCACAGGTCCTGAAGCAACTCAACGGTTAA